In Dehalogenimonas etheniformans, one genomic interval encodes:
- a CDS encoding formate--tetrahydrofolate ligase codes for MLIWCIGRRRKMLDPTKLQDWQIAEEAEKSMKSVHRLASEWGILDNELLPYGHHLGKVDYAAVLDRLKERPDGKYIDVTAITPTPLGEGKSTTTIGLVQGLAKRNDKVSGAIRQPSGGPTFNIKGSAAGGGLSQCIPLTPFSLGLTGDIDSVTNAHNLAMVSLTARLQHEATNNDEFLAKRNLRRLNIDPTNVPMRWVIDFCAQSLRDIIIGLGGKNDGYMMRSGFAISVSSEVMAILAIFTSLRDLRERIGRIVVAYDRQGNPITTHDLEVDGAMTAWLVRASNPNLLQTTEGQPVMVHAGPFANIAVGQSSIVADRVALKLSDYHVTESGFGADIGFEKFWNIKCRVSGLRPNCAVIVATVRALKMHGGGPKVVPGKPLDVTYTQSDPALVERGLANLLAHIETVKVSGINPVVCINNFHTDSDEEIAVIKDAVENAGARAAVSRHWLLGGEGALELADAVIDACEEKNDFRLLYEDALSLRARIEKIATEVYGAAGVSYTPEARTKAEAIEADISKSNFATCMVKTHLSLSHDPTLKGRPSGWTLPIRDILVYNGAGFIVPVAGDIKLMPGTSSDPAFRRIDVDVETGKVKGLF; via the coding sequence ATGTTAATCTGGTGCATTGGAAGGCGCCGAAAGATGCTCGATCCTACCAAACTTCAAGACTGGCAGATTGCCGAAGAAGCCGAAAAGTCGATGAAATCGGTGCACCGATTGGCTTCGGAATGGGGGATCCTTGACAATGAACTGTTGCCTTATGGCCACCATCTCGGCAAGGTCGACTATGCCGCGGTCTTAGACCGCCTAAAAGAACGTCCCGATGGAAAATACATCGATGTCACCGCCATCACGCCCACTCCTCTCGGCGAGGGCAAGAGCACCACGACCATCGGATTGGTCCAGGGTCTGGCAAAAAGGAATGATAAGGTTTCCGGTGCCATCCGCCAGCCTTCGGGCGGGCCGACGTTCAATATCAAGGGATCGGCGGCGGGAGGGGGACTCTCGCAGTGCATACCGCTGACACCTTTTTCACTGGGACTAACCGGCGATATAGACTCGGTAACCAACGCGCACAATCTCGCGATGGTCTCCTTGACGGCCCGTTTACAGCACGAAGCAACCAACAACGACGAGTTTTTGGCCAAACGAAACCTCCGAAGATTGAACATAGATCCGACCAACGTGCCGATGCGTTGGGTGATTGATTTCTGCGCCCAGTCTCTCAGGGATATCATCATAGGCCTTGGCGGCAAGAACGATGGCTACATGATGAGATCCGGATTTGCCATCTCGGTAAGTTCCGAGGTAATGGCTATCCTGGCGATCTTCACCAGTCTTCGTGACCTCCGGGAACGTATCGGCCGCATCGTTGTGGCTTATGACCGGCAGGGCAACCCTATCACCACCCACGATCTTGAAGTAGATGGTGCCATGACTGCGTGGCTCGTCCGGGCGTCAAACCCCAATTTGTTGCAGACTACTGAAGGGCAGCCGGTGATGGTCCATGCCGGGCCGTTTGCCAATATCGCTGTTGGACAGTCTTCCATCGTCGCCGACAGAGTGGCATTGAAATTGTCCGATTATCACGTCACCGAAAGCGGTTTCGGAGCCGATATCGGGTTCGAAAAATTTTGGAATATCAAATGCCGCGTAAGTGGCTTGAGACCCAATTGCGCTGTAATAGTGGCTACGGTCCGTGCATTGAAGATGCACGGCGGCGGGCCCAAGGTAGTCCCGGGGAAGCCGTTGGACGTGACTTACACCCAGTCCGACCCTGCTCTGGTTGAGAGAGGATTAGCGAACCTCCTGGCCCATATCGAGACAGTCAAAGTATCCGGAATCAATCCAGTGGTTTGCATCAATAATTTCCACACCGATTCAGATGAAGAAATCGCAGTAATAAAAGATGCTGTTGAGAATGCCGGAGCCCGCGCTGCTGTATCCAGGCATTGGCTGCTTGGTGGCGAAGGTGCCCTCGAATTGGCCGACGCGGTGATCGATGCCTGCGAAGAGAAAAACGATTTCAGACTGCTGTATGAAGATGCTTTGTCCTTGAGAGCCCGCATTGAAAAGATTGCGACTGAAGTCTATGGGGCCGCCGGAGTCAGCTACACACCTGAGGCCAGGACAAAAGCGGAAGCTATCGAGGCAGACATTTCTAAATCGAACTTTGCCACTTGCATGGTTAAAACTCACCTGAGTCTATCCCACGATCCTACGCTGAAAGGCCGGCCTTCAGGGTGGACTCTTCCGATACGAGATATTCTTGTTTATAATGGGGCCGGATTCATCGTGCCCGTGGCCGGAGACATAAAGCTAATGCCCGGCACCTCTTCAGACCCCGCTTTCCGACGCATTGATGTTGATGTCGAAACAGGGAAGGTCAAGGGTCTCTTTTAA
- a CDS encoding AtpZ/AtpI family protein, whose amino-acid sequence MNRWRTGLQFIGIGWYISLTILGGILLGRWLDGKLNTEPLLLIIGLFLGLFVAFYGAYRLMPRQYDNKK is encoded by the coding sequence ATGAACCGATGGCGAACCGGCCTGCAGTTCATCGGAATCGGCTGGTACATCAGTCTGACGATCTTGGGAGGAATTCTCCTGGGTCGCTGGCTTGATGGTAAGCTGAACACCGAGCCTCTGCTCTTGATAATTGGCCTTTTCCTGGGTTTGTTCGTGGCGTTTTATGGCGCCTATCGCCTGATGCCGCGCCAGTACGACAACAAGAAATAG